The following proteins are encoded in a genomic region of Brachyspira pilosicoli:
- a CDS encoding fructose-1,6-bisphosphatase: MKDKDYLELLSQKYPTIDDASVEIINLKAICKLPKGTEYFLSDIHGEFEGFEYLIGTSSGVIKEKIETLFRNTLTENERIELQILIVDTKNMINKKSAMEDFNDWCRITIYRLIRICKLVTSKYTRSKIRKKMPQNFAYILDELLQTSVEDNKENYYFSIIDSIIDVSASEKFIIALCALIRKCSIDRLHIVGDIYDRGPHPDKVIESIMNFNEVDMAWGNHDIHWLGAAKGSLICVANAVRLAVRYNNFDLLEYSYGINLRALSSFANEVYKDDPCEVFKPNTLDKNIYDEVDKDLASKMHKAISIIQFKLECQLIKRHPNYAMDERILLDKIDYKKGTINIDGKIYKLKDKNFPTINPKKPFELTEGENTLIQSLAFSFINSPTLQKHTNYIYAKGGIYKIFNGNLLYHGCIPTKEDGSFDDVYIDGQYLSGKRYLQQVEDKVRKAFYCEVGSEEQLNALDYCWYLWCGPKSPLFGKNKMTTFERYFIEDKETHKESYNSYYYHIDKKDYCESILKEFDLDTHKSHIVNGHVPVKTHKGESPIKGGGILLVIDGGLSKAYHKSTGIGGYTLISNSNDMIIAEHRPFAEVVESGFRISPKTTIVDRFVNRITVGETDIGIELNKRINDLEELLNAYRNGIVKEKVH, encoded by the coding sequence ATGAAAGATAAGGATTATTTAGAATTATTATCTCAAAAATACCCAACTATAGACGATGCTTCTGTTGAAATTATTAACTTAAAAGCAATATGCAAACTACCAAAGGGTACAGAATATTTTTTAAGCGACATACATGGGGAATTTGAAGGTTTTGAATATTTAATAGGCACTTCATCTGGAGTGATAAAAGAAAAAATAGAAACATTATTCAGAAATACTTTAACAGAAAATGAGAGAATAGAACTTCAAATACTTATAGTAGATACAAAGAATATGATTAATAAAAAATCTGCAATGGAAGACTTTAATGATTGGTGCAGAATAACTATATATAGGCTCATTAGAATATGCAAACTTGTTACAAGCAAATATACAAGGTCAAAGATTAGAAAGAAGATGCCTCAAAACTTTGCTTATATACTTGATGAGCTTTTACAAACATCTGTTGAAGATAATAAAGAAAATTATTATTTTTCTATAATAGACTCTATAATAGATGTATCTGCATCAGAAAAGTTTATTATAGCATTATGTGCTTTAATAAGAAAATGCAGTATAGACAGGCTTCATATTGTAGGCGACATTTATGACAGAGGACCTCACCCAGATAAAGTAATAGAGAGTATAATGAACTTTAATGAAGTTGATATGGCTTGGGGAAATCATGATATACATTGGCTTGGAGCTGCTAAGGGGAGTTTAATTTGTGTTGCTAATGCTGTTCGTTTAGCCGTGAGGTATAATAATTTTGATTTACTTGAATATAGTTATGGAATTAATTTAAGGGCTTTATCATCATTTGCTAATGAGGTTTACAAAGATGACCCTTGCGAAGTGTTTAAGCCTAATACTTTAGATAAAAATATATATGATGAAGTTGATAAAGATTTAGCTTCAAAGATGCATAAGGCAATTTCAATAATACAATTTAAGTTAGAATGTCAGCTTATAAAAAGACACCCAAATTATGCTATGGACGAACGAATACTTTTAGATAAGATTGATTATAAAAAAGGCACTATTAATATTGACGGTAAAATCTATAAGCTTAAAGATAAAAACTTCCCAACAATAAATCCTAAAAAACCATTTGAGCTTACAGAAGGAGAAAACACTTTAATACAGAGTTTAGCTTTTTCTTTTATTAATAGCCCAACGCTTCAAAAGCATACTAATTATATTTATGCTAAAGGCGGAATATATAAAATATTTAATGGAAATCTTCTTTATCATGGATGCATACCCACAAAAGAAGACGGCAGTTTTGATGATGTATATATAGACGGTCAATATTTATCTGGGAAAAGATATTTACAGCAAGTTGAAGATAAGGTGCGTAAGGCATTTTACTGCGAAGTTGGAAGCGAAGAACAGCTTAATGCTTTGGATTATTGCTGGTATTTATGGTGCGGGCCAAAATCTCCATTATTCGGCAAAAATAAAATGACAACTTTTGAAAGATATTTTATAGAAGATAAAGAAACTCATAAAGAAAGTTATAATTCATATTATTATCATATAGATAAAAAAGATTATTGCGAGAGTATATTAAAAGAGTTTGATTTGGATACACATAAATCTCATATAGTTAATGGACATGTACCAGTAAAGACTCATAAAGGAGAAAGCCCAATAAAAGGCGGAGGCATACTTTTGGTTATAGACGGAGGTCTTTCTAAGGCTTATCATAAAAGCACAGGCATAGGAGGATACACTTTAATATCGAACTCTAATGATATGATTATAGCAGAGCATAGACCTTTTGCTGAAGTAGTAGAGTCTGGTTTTAGAATATCTCCAAAAACCACTATAGTAGATAGATTTGTAAACAGAATTACAGTTGGCGAAACTGATATAGGCATTGAATTAAATAAACGAATAAACGATTTAGAAGAATTACTCAATGCTTATAGAAACGGTATTGTAAAAGAGAAAGTTCATTAA
- a CDS encoding SAVED domain-containing protein produces the protein MTETKNIKIFHSIRGVSQNFGEIPQIDLEIDLDKEYNIYKNNDNVIKKLKNIIISKLEESNITKQDKIILYAIAPNSILVSIAYILEKYKYNFDFLPKPKDSLIWGYRDIDISDPELTNFIDSKSTQLRISNINQPIGIILSGRSNIDNIEEVYKDNENLIINKGFDYSYTNIITITHEIRLQENSDKSLVNKKCYDIFVSEINSIFNDIVSYENIKEVHILSSIPANGLLYLGKKMASYKNNHLTFYIYNYSSHNNRYELGAILNSNLIDEY, from the coding sequence ATGACAGAAACTAAAAATATTAAAATATTCCATTCTATAAGGGGCGTTTCTCAAAATTTTGGAGAGATTCCGCAAATTGATTTGGAAATAGATTTGGATAAAGAATATAATATATATAAAAATAATGATAATGTTATAAAAAAACTAAAAAATATTATAATATCAAAATTAGAAGAGTCAAATATTACAAAACAAGATAAAATAATACTTTATGCAATAGCACCAAATAGCATACTAGTGTCTATAGCATATATATTAGAAAAATATAAATATAATTTTGATTTTTTACCAAAACCTAAAGATTCTCTTATATGGGGTTATAGAGATATTGATATTAGTGATCCTGAATTAACTAATTTTATAGATAGTAAATCAACCCAATTAAGAATATCGAATATAAATCAGCCAATAGGCATAATATTATCCGGCAGATCTAATATAGATAATATAGAAGAAGTTTATAAAGATAATGAAAACCTAATTATAAATAAGGGTTTCGATTATTCATACACAAATATTATTACAATCACCCATGAAATAAGATTACAAGAAAACTCTGATAAAAGTTTAGTAAATAAAAAATGCTATGACATATTTGTAAGTGAAATAAACTCTATTTTTAATGATATAGTTTCATACGAAAATATTAAAGAAGTTCATATATTAAGTTCTATACCTGCGAATGGGCTTTTATATTTAGGGAAAAAAATGGCTAGTTATAAAAATAATCATCTAACATTTTATATTTATAATTATAGCAGCCATAATAATAGATATGAATTAGGGGCAATATTAAATAGTAATTTGATTGATGAATATTAA
- a CDS encoding class I SAM-dependent methyltransferase, giving the protein MVCGICGSNNYTEIGIIKNIWQNDKKVYQCNNCKLYYIEYPTEDEMNNLYKNEYHKYWLYHNGKNKIKNKIFEYAKFKIRYSRSLSQFKFINSLFKDIKNKHNIKICEIGAFDGLLLKIFKDNGFSVYGYELNDYAREYAQNKYDIKLKSNFLTDNEKYDVIILSHILEHFIKPKDILLKIKSMLNSNGVLYIEVPNSPMIDEVSKDVLIDYLTTEHTVNFSPSNLSILLKNTKFNIIDIKYSNYNVNKDNIYLKSFILKGCMPNLKNIIPFALFGIKTFIAPDLSFTNYDCSNTKWSYGENIRVIANSID; this is encoded by the coding sequence ATGGTATGCGGTATTTGCGGTAGTAATAATTATACTGAAATAGGTATTATAAAAAATATATGGCAGAATGATAAAAAAGTTTATCAATGTAATAATTGCAAATTATATTATATAGAATATCCTACTGAAGATGAAATGAATAATTTATATAAAAATGAATACCATAAATATTGGTTATACCATAATGGAAAAAACAAAATAAAAAATAAAATATTTGAGTATGCTAAGTTTAAAATACGTTATTCAAGAAGTTTATCACAATTTAAATTTATTAATTCTTTATTTAAAGATATAAAAAATAAACATAATATAAAAATATGTGAAATAGGTGCTTTTGATGGTCTTTTATTAAAAATATTTAAAGATAATGGGTTTAGTGTTTATGGATATGAGCTTAATGATTATGCCAGAGAATATGCTCAAAATAAATATGATATAAAATTGAAATCAAATTTTTTAACAGATAATGAAAAATACGATGTTATAATACTCTCTCATATTTTAGAACATTTTATAAAACCTAAGGATATATTATTAAAAATTAAATCTATGCTTAATTCTAATGGGGTTCTTTATATAGAAGTTCCTAATTCTCCAATGATTGACGAAGTTAGCAAAGATGTATTAATTGATTATTTGACTACTGAGCATACCGTTAATTTTAGCCCAAGTAACTTAAGTATTTTATTAAAAAATACTAAATTTAATATAATAGATATAAAATATAGTAATTATAATGTGAATAAAGATAATATTTATTTAAAATCATTTATACTAAAAGGATGCATGCCTAATTTAAAAAATATTATACCATTTGCATTATTTGGAATAAAAACTTTTATTGCGCCTGATTTATCTTTCACTAATTATGACTGCAGTAATACTAAATGGAGTTATGGAGAAAATATTAGAGTTATAGCTAATAGTATTGATTAG